A portion of the Chondrinema litorale genome contains these proteins:
- a CDS encoding beta-glucosidase translates to MKRHIIAGAFVALTSMQGSFAQKAPKFGKAPIEKVIEAMTIEEKVSILIGPGMPGYAGLVPLEGEPDVRVLGAAGGVNGIERLGIPEIVVADGPAGLRIQPKRNNDENTYYATAFPVGTALASTWNTELIEQVGKAMGEEVKEYGVDILLAPALNIHRNPLNGRNFEYYSEDPLVAGEIAAAYINGIQSNGVGTSIKHFAANNQETNRLTINEHVSERAMRELYLRGFEIAIKKSKPWTVMSAYNKINGTYASSNKDLLTTVLRDEWGYEGFVMTDWFGGYPGFQSIMKDCSDVVAQIEAGNDLLMPGMDIQREKLIAAMKAGKISEEAVNTSVKKILEIVLKSPTYNKVKFTNKPDLKAHAEITRQSATEGMVLLKNESNILPYTEKSTPIAVFGITSYNFIAGGTGSGDVNEAYTVSLIEGLNNAGYKIDQELEKAYVPFVKAEVAKEMKRREENGGLLAVPQRLKEMALDNDLIAKKAKASEVAVITIGRNSGENEDRHINEDFYLAQDEITLINQVSKAFHAENKKVIVILNIGGVIETASWKDKVDAILLAWQPGQEGGNSVADVFSGTANPSGKLTMTFPVDYNHHPSATNWLGTPISNPEEVYYKEGIYVGYRYFNTFDVKPSYEFGYGSSYTTFEYADLKVNTSNVDKQVEVSVKVTNTGKTAGKEIVQLYLSAPAKLVDKPESELKAFAKTKTLEAGESQTLTFTLTSKDLASFIDEKSAWIAEDGSYTVKIGASSLDIKLTEIFTVSEDIVAEKVNNTFDLDKDFKDLTSK, encoded by the coding sequence ATGAAAAGACATATAATAGCAGGAGCTTTTGTAGCCTTGACATCTATGCAAGGTTCTTTCGCACAAAAAGCTCCCAAGTTTGGCAAAGCTCCAATAGAGAAAGTTATTGAAGCTATGACGATAGAGGAAAAAGTCAGTATTTTAATCGGTCCGGGTATGCCCGGTTATGCTGGCTTAGTACCTTTAGAAGGCGAACCAGATGTAAGAGTATTGGGTGCTGCTGGTGGTGTAAATGGTATTGAGCGATTGGGAATTCCTGAAATTGTAGTAGCAGATGGACCAGCAGGGTTGCGTATTCAACCTAAGCGTAATAACGATGAGAATACTTACTATGCAACCGCTTTTCCCGTAGGAACTGCGCTTGCTTCTACTTGGAATACAGAATTGATAGAACAAGTGGGGAAAGCCATGGGTGAAGAAGTAAAAGAATATGGTGTTGATATACTTCTTGCTCCTGCTCTAAACATCCATAGAAACCCGCTTAATGGAAGAAACTTCGAATATTATTCAGAAGATCCATTAGTTGCCGGAGAAATCGCGGCGGCCTACATCAATGGTATTCAGTCTAATGGTGTGGGAACTTCTATTAAGCACTTTGCAGCTAACAATCAGGAAACAAACAGACTTACCATTAACGAGCACGTGAGTGAGCGTGCCATGAGAGAATTGTATTTAAGAGGTTTCGAAATAGCCATTAAAAAATCTAAGCCTTGGACGGTGATGTCTGCTTATAATAAAATTAATGGCACTTATGCATCATCAAACAAAGATCTTTTAACTACTGTATTGAGAGACGAATGGGGTTACGAAGGCTTTGTAATGACAGACTGGTTTGGCGGTTATCCAGGCTTCCAGAGTATTATGAAAGATTGTAGCGATGTAGTAGCACAGATTGAAGCAGGTAACGATTTGCTGATGCCTGGTATGGACATTCAGCGAGAAAAGCTGATTGCAGCCATGAAAGCAGGAAAAATCTCTGAAGAAGCGGTAAATACCAGCGTGAAGAAGATTCTGGAAATTGTATTAAAATCACCTACTTATAACAAGGTAAAGTTTACCAACAAACCAGACTTAAAAGCACATGCTGAAATTACTCGCCAATCTGCAACAGAAGGAATGGTATTGCTAAAAAATGAATCTAACATTTTACCTTATACCGAAAAATCAACTCCAATTGCAGTTTTTGGAATTACTTCTTACAACTTTATTGCTGGTGGTACTGGTAGTGGTGATGTAAACGAGGCTTACACCGTTTCACTGATCGAAGGTTTAAACAATGCTGGTTATAAGATTGATCAAGAACTGGAAAAAGCCTATGTTCCTTTTGTAAAAGCAGAAGTTGCCAAAGAGATGAAAAGACGTGAAGAAAATGGTGGCTTACTGGCGGTTCCACAACGACTTAAAGAAATGGCTCTTGATAATGACTTGATTGCTAAAAAAGCTAAAGCATCTGAAGTAGCAGTTATTACAATCGGGAGAAATTCTGGCGAGAATGAAGACCGACACATCAACGAAGATTTTTATTTAGCCCAAGACGAAATCACATTAATCAATCAGGTTTCTAAAGCTTTCCATGCTGAAAACAAAAAGGTAATTGTAATATTGAACATTGGTGGTGTAATTGAAACTGCCAGTTGGAAAGATAAAGTTGATGCCATATTGCTTGCTTGGCAACCCGGACAAGAAGGTGGTAATTCTGTAGCAGATGTATTTTCTGGTACAGCAAACCCTTCTGGTAAATTAACCATGACTTTCCCAGTAGATTACAACCACCATCCATCAGCAACAAACTGGTTGGGCACTCCAATTAGCAACCCAGAAGAAGTTTACTACAAAGAAGGCATTTATGTGGGTTACAGATATTTTAACACATTCGATGTAAAACCATCATACGAATTTGGCTATGGTAGCTCTTACACCACTTTCGAATATGCTGATTTAAAAGTAAATACTTCAAATGTTGATAAGCAAGTAGAAGTAAGTGTAAAGGTTACCAACACAGGTAAAACTGCCGGAAAAGAAATCGTACAATTGTATTTATCTGCCCCAGCTAAATTAGTAGATAAACCAGAATCTGAATTAAAAGCATTTGCCAAAACCAAAACTTTAGAAGCTGGCGAATCCCAAACACTCACTTTCACTTTAACATCAAAAGATTTAGCATCATTTATTGATGAGAAAAGTGCTTGGATTGCCGAAGATGGTAGCTATACGGTTAAAATCGGAGCTTCTTCACTAGATATTAAGCTTACAGAAATTTTCACGGTATCAGAAGATATTGTCGCAGAGAAGGTGAATAACACTTTTGATCTGGATAAAGACTTTAAAGATTTAACATCAAAATAG
- a CDS encoding glycoside hydrolase family 3 protein, translating into MKYNFLLVCCILLSIKFSIAQETSFKIVTSKSGQILGYSEISGIKILTVKGEKFKDLNKNGKLDPYEDWRLPAEDRAKDLAKKLSVEQIAGLMLYSGHQAIPAARFSPFGGTYNGKSFSDAGVDAFELTDQQKKFLEEDNLRHVLITSVQSPEVAAKWNNKVQAFVEGLGLGIPANNSSDPRNTANVSSEFNAGAGGKISLWPDGLAMGATFDPEIVKQFGEIASKEYRALGISTALSPQVDLGTEPRWFRIANVFSESPDLVKDMGQAYVDGFQTSSKDVEINGGWGYESVNAMVKHWPGGGPEEGGRDGHWAMGKFAVYPGNNLKDHIKPFTEGTFNLQGGTKKASAVMPYYTISFDQDKVNNENVGNGFSKYIITELLRDKYGYDGVVCTDWLITGDEGATPATFAGKPWGVEKLSIAERHYKVIMAGVDQFGGNNDKGPVLEAYQMGIKEHGKDFMRKRFERSAVRLLKNIFRTGLFENPYLDVESTKAIVGNPEFMEAGYQAQLKSVVMLKNKNQVLPVKDKQTVYIPKIYTPVKTDWWGNATPASLDYPVDIELVKKYFNVTENPREADFAIVFVKNPQSGEAGYSDADRAQDGNGYLPISLQYQSYTAEYAREQSIAAGDPVIDPEITNRSYLGKTSTATNIMDLKTILDTKLIMKDKPVIVSVTADKPMIFSEFEKSVDGIVVNFGVSAQAVMDILTGKAEPSGLLPLQMPANMKTVEEQKEDVPFDMEAYKDSEGNTYDFGYGLNWKGVIKDERTQKYQLKF; encoded by the coding sequence ATGAAATACAACTTTCTATTAGTATGCTGCATACTTTTGAGTATAAAGTTCAGCATTGCCCAAGAAACTAGCTTTAAAATAGTTACAAGTAAAAGCGGACAAATACTTGGTTATAGTGAAATATCAGGCATAAAAATCCTGACAGTTAAAGGAGAAAAATTTAAAGACCTCAACAAAAACGGCAAACTCGACCCATACGAAGACTGGCGCTTACCTGCCGAAGACCGTGCAAAAGACCTTGCGAAAAAATTGAGTGTTGAGCAAATTGCTGGTTTAATGCTTTATAGCGGACACCAAGCAATCCCTGCAGCAAGATTTTCCCCATTTGGAGGAACATACAATGGCAAATCGTTTTCTGATGCTGGTGTAGATGCCTTTGAGTTAACAGATCAGCAAAAAAAGTTTTTAGAGGAAGACAACCTCAGACACGTATTAATTACTTCAGTGCAATCGCCAGAGGTTGCTGCAAAGTGGAATAACAAAGTGCAAGCATTTGTAGAAGGCTTAGGCTTGGGTATTCCGGCTAATAACAGTTCAGACCCAAGAAACACTGCAAATGTGAGCTCTGAATTTAATGCAGGTGCTGGTGGAAAAATATCGTTATGGCCAGATGGTTTGGCAATGGGAGCTACATTTGATCCTGAAATTGTAAAACAGTTTGGTGAAATTGCCTCTAAAGAATATCGCGCATTGGGTATTTCAACTGCACTTTCACCACAAGTCGATCTTGGTACAGAGCCTCGTTGGTTCCGTATTGCCAATGTATTTAGTGAAAGTCCAGACCTTGTTAAAGACATGGGACAGGCCTATGTAGATGGCTTCCAAACATCGAGTAAAGATGTAGAGATAAATGGTGGTTGGGGTTACGAAAGTGTAAACGCGATGGTGAAGCACTGGCCAGGTGGTGGACCTGAAGAAGGAGGAAGAGATGGACACTGGGCAATGGGTAAATTTGCTGTTTATCCGGGAAACAACTTAAAAGATCATATTAAACCATTTACAGAAGGTACTTTTAATCTGCAAGGTGGTACTAAAAAAGCATCTGCTGTAATGCCTTACTACACTATTAGTTTCGATCAGGATAAGGTTAACAACGAAAACGTAGGTAATGGCTTCAGCAAATACATCATCACTGAGTTGTTAAGAGATAAATATGGATACGATGGCGTTGTTTGTACAGATTGGTTAATAACAGGTGATGAAGGGGCAACTCCGGCCACATTTGCAGGCAAACCTTGGGGTGTTGAGAAGCTTAGTATCGCCGAAAGACATTATAAAGTAATAATGGCTGGTGTCGATCAGTTTGGTGGAAATAATGATAAAGGCCCTGTTTTAGAAGCTTACCAAATGGGTATAAAAGAACACGGAAAAGATTTTATGCGTAAGCGTTTTGAGCGTTCTGCTGTTCGTCTACTAAAAAATATCTTTAGAACAGGCTTGTTTGAAAATCCTTATTTAGATGTAGAAAGTACCAAAGCGATTGTAGGTAATCCTGAATTTATGGAAGCTGGCTATCAGGCTCAATTAAAGTCTGTTGTAATGCTGAAAAATAAGAATCAGGTACTACCAGTAAAAGATAAGCAAACAGTTTACATCCCTAAAATTTACACACCTGTAAAAACCGACTGGTGGGGAAACGCAACTCCAGCAAGTCTAGATTATCCAGTTGATATAGAATTAGTAAAAAAATACTTTAATGTAACTGAAAACCCTAGAGAAGCAGATTTTGCAATTGTATTTGTAAAAAACCCACAAAGCGGAGAAGCTGGCTATAGTGATGCCGACAGAGCACAAGATGGAAATGGTTATTTACCAATTTCGCTTCAATACCAAAGCTATACAGCAGAATATGCTCGTGAACAAAGTATTGCAGCCGGTGACCCAGTTATTGACCCTGAAATTACAAACCGTAGTTACCTAGGTAAAACATCAACAGCGACCAACATTATGGACCTAAAAACCATATTAGATACCAAGCTCATTATGAAAGACAAACCGGTAATTGTATCGGTAACTGCTGACAAACCAATGATTTTCTCTGAGTTTGAAAAAAGTGTAGATGGTATTGTGGTGAACTTTGGTGTATCTGCTCAAGCAGTAATGGACATTCTCACAGGAAAAGCAGAGCCTTCTGGTTTACTTCCATTACAAATGCCAGCTAATATGAAAACTGTTGAAGAACAAAAAGAAGATGTCCCTTTTGATATGGAAGCTTACAAAGATTCAGAAGGCAACACTTATGATTTCGGATATGGACTTAACTGGAAGGGAGTAATTAAAGATGAAAGGACTCAAAAATACCAGTTGAAATTTTAA
- a CDS encoding NUDIX hydrolase, translating into MSRLADIMKEKDAFYRNNYLSGISIDCVVFGYHEKSLKILLLKMKGAKKWGLPGGFVRKDLPIQEAASQILEERTGAKNIYLHQFKAFGNLNRSEDLYEGMSKELWFNDRFVSLGYYSLVNFKNVSPVVDDMSDECEWRDINDLPPLMMDHEQIFDEALIQLRRDLNYKPVGLNLLPEKFTMSELQKLYEIILDKELNRGNFYRKMTRYGILNKLDEIRKGGAHKSPNLYTFDLETYNKALENGLQESW; encoded by the coding sequence ATGAGCAGATTAGCTGATATAATGAAGGAAAAGGATGCCTTTTACAGAAATAACTATTTATCTGGAATCTCGATAGATTGTGTGGTATTTGGGTATCATGAAAAAAGCCTTAAGATTTTACTTTTGAAAATGAAAGGTGCAAAAAAGTGGGGGTTACCGGGTGGTTTTGTGAGAAAAGATCTACCTATACAAGAAGCAGCATCGCAGATTTTAGAAGAGCGTACAGGTGCAAAAAATATTTATTTACATCAGTTTAAAGCATTTGGAAACTTAAACCGCTCAGAGGATTTATACGAGGGTATGTCTAAAGAATTATGGTTTAATGATAGATTCGTTAGCCTTGGATATTATAGTTTAGTCAATTTTAAAAATGTATCTCCTGTGGTTGATGATATGTCTGATGAATGTGAATGGAGAGATATAAACGACTTGCCACCACTTATGATGGATCATGAGCAGATTTTTGATGAAGCATTAATTCAGTTAAGAAGAGATCTTAATTATAAACCTGTAGGCTTAAATCTTTTACCAGAAAAGTTTACAATGTCTGAGCTTCAAAAACTTTATGAGATTATCCTAGATAAGGAATTAAACAGGGGGAATTTTTACAGAAAAATGACCCGCTATGGTATTCTTAATAAGTTGGACGAAATAAGAAAAGGTGGTGCTCACAAATCTCCTAACTTATATACTTTCGATTTGGAGACATATAACAAAGCATTGGAAAATGGATTGCAAGAAAGTTGGTAG
- a CDS encoding Crp/Fnr family transcriptional regulator, which yields MYEQLIDNIKEKTSIEQVDIELIKQVFEPVLLPKNRIIEEEGKIPKYLYFIVSGYLRLFHFDEKGDEITTHINCPPGFFTSYFHFINQTRSHENVECITECELLRVIKVDLDNLIAESLAMKNYSITVFQEAILYNETRSNELATLTAEQRYKKLIQNYPEILHNVPVQYIASFLGMKPESLSRIRRKMIN from the coding sequence ATGTATGAACAGTTGATAGACAATATCAAAGAGAAAACAAGTATTGAACAAGTTGATATTGAATTGATAAAACAGGTTTTTGAGCCTGTTTTGCTTCCTAAGAACAGGATTATTGAAGAAGAAGGTAAGATACCTAAATACCTTTACTTTATTGTTTCTGGATATTTGAGATTATTCCATTTTGATGAAAAAGGAGATGAAATTACCACTCATATAAATTGCCCTCCCGGATTTTTTACATCCTATTTTCATTTTATTAATCAAACTCGATCGCATGAAAATGTAGAGTGTATTACTGAGTGTGAGCTATTGAGAGTAATAAAAGTTGATTTAGATAATCTAATAGCTGAAAGTTTAGCAATGAAAAATTATAGTATTACAGTTTTTCAAGAAGCAATTTTATATAATGAAACTCGATCAAACGAACTTGCAACTTTAACAGCAGAGCAGAGATACAAAAAGCTTATTCAAAATTATCCGGAGATACTGCACAATGTGCCTGTACAATATATTGCTTCATTTCTCGGAATGAAACCAGAAAGTTTGAGTCGAATCCGCAGAAAGATGATTAACTAA
- a CDS encoding NAD-dependent epimerase/dehydratase family protein, protein MTTQNLALVSGANGHLGNNLVRFLIKKGIPVRATVRNIQNKAPFVGLNCEVVQADITDKSSFVRALQGVETFYAVAAAFKLWAKDPKKEIYDTNIHGIRNTIEAAAEAGVKRIVYVSSIAALDYTNLPTKESNGYNPDRRDMYYNSKNDGEQLAFKLASDLGVELVSVMPSAMIGGEAFAPLNVSYNILKLILNKEIPVDTKITLNWVDVNDAAEGCYLAAKKGKSGERYILANERCMTITDTTKIAAKLYPELKLKTPNSVPKFVLYGVAGLIEFGASIKSEAPMLTRKDIAMFSGLQQNFDISKARNELGFNPTKPEQAVPKALDYLMKHQELLK, encoded by the coding sequence ATGACAACTCAAAATTTAGCACTCGTATCAGGAGCAAATGGACATTTAGGTAATAACTTAGTTAGGTTTCTCATAAAAAAAGGTATTCCTGTAAGAGCCACTGTTAGGAATATTCAAAACAAAGCACCTTTTGTCGGTTTAAACTGTGAAGTTGTGCAAGCCGATATTACAGACAAATCTTCGTTTGTGAGGGCTTTGCAAGGTGTAGAAACATTTTATGCAGTAGCGGCAGCTTTTAAGCTGTGGGCTAAAGACCCCAAAAAAGAAATTTACGATACCAATATTCATGGTATTCGAAATACAATTGAAGCAGCAGCTGAGGCTGGTGTGAAACGTATTGTATATGTAAGTTCTATTGCAGCCCTAGATTATACGAATTTACCAACCAAAGAGAGCAACGGTTATAATCCTGACCGTAGAGATATGTATTACAATTCTAAGAACGATGGAGAGCAGTTGGCTTTTAAACTTGCTAGTGATTTAGGAGTAGAACTGGTTTCTGTAATGCCATCTGCAATGATAGGAGGAGAGGCTTTTGCACCACTAAATGTATCTTATAATATTCTTAAGTTGATATTAAATAAAGAGATACCAGTTGATACAAAAATTACTTTAAACTGGGTGGATGTAAACGATGCGGCGGAAGGTTGCTATTTAGCGGCTAAAAAAGGTAAAAGTGGCGAAAGGTATATTTTAGCAAATGAGCGATGCATGACGATTACAGACACCACCAAAATAGCGGCTAAACTCTATCCAGAACTGAAGCTTAAAACACCCAATTCTGTACCTAAGTTCGTGCTTTATGGTGTGGCAGGTTTAATAGAATTTGGAGCTAGTATAAAAAGTGAAGCTCCCATGCTTACCAGAAAGGATATTGCGATGTTTTCTGGCCTTCAACAAAATTTTGATATCTCTAAAGCAAGAAACGAATTAGGCTTTAATCCTACAAAGCCAGAACAAGCTGTACCTAAAGCTTTAGATTATTTAATGAAGCACCAAGAGTTGTTGAAATAG
- a CDS encoding YihY/virulence factor BrkB family protein, with the protein MSVIEKYIINSPTYRNVTNHLKKIYFRNSSANLYEILTIFINKLQDNQTKQRAYAVAFNFTLAVFPAIIFLFTLIAYIPDLNESEVMRFMASILPASFYAQAEGTIYDIISKERGGLLSFGFITAFYLATSGMTSLIDTFNSIYHAPKKRTFLREKWLATLLTVYLAIVMIFAVFLLIAGNVILKTLLKEGFIDQNFIYYLIDAFRFIIVTLIFFSGISMVYYYGPRIPVRWKFFSPGTGIATILSVFVSWAFSYYIDHFGTYNRLYGSIGAMIGFMFWLFALSFIILIGFEINATLDLAKEKNSEIFFEKKK; encoded by the coding sequence ATGAGTGTTATTGAAAAATATATCATTAACTCCCCAACATACCGGAATGTCACGAATCATCTAAAAAAGATATATTTTAGAAATTCCAGTGCTAACCTGTATGAAATTCTAACTATTTTCATAAATAAGCTGCAAGACAACCAAACTAAGCAAAGAGCTTATGCAGTTGCCTTTAACTTTACACTGGCTGTTTTTCCTGCAATCATCTTTCTCTTTACACTAATCGCTTATATTCCCGACTTAAATGAATCTGAAGTAATGCGGTTTATGGCAAGTATTTTACCAGCCAGTTTTTATGCACAGGCTGAAGGCACCATTTACGATATAATTAGTAAAGAAAGAGGCGGTCTATTATCTTTTGGTTTTATCACAGCATTTTACCTCGCTACTAGCGGGATGACCTCCCTAATAGATACTTTTAACTCCATTTACCACGCTCCCAAAAAACGAACTTTTTTAAGAGAAAAATGGCTGGCAACACTGCTAACTGTATATCTGGCAATTGTAATGATATTTGCTGTATTTCTCCTTATTGCTGGAAATGTCATTTTAAAAACATTACTTAAAGAAGGCTTTATAGACCAAAACTTTATTTATTACCTAATTGATGCATTTAGGTTTATAATCGTCACTTTAATATTTTTCTCAGGAATTTCTATGGTTTATTATTATGGACCAAGAATCCCTGTAAGATGGAAATTCTTTTCTCCAGGAACTGGTATTGCTACTATACTTTCTGTGTTTGTCTCATGGGCATTCTCCTACTACATAGATCACTTTGGTACTTATAATAGACTTTATGGTTCTATCGGTGCCATGATAGGCTTTATGTTCTGGCTATTTGCTCTATCTTTTATTATTTTGATAGGATTCGAAATAAATGCAACATTAGACTTAGCCAAAGAAAAAAATTCTGAGATTTTTTTTGAAAAAAAGAAATAA
- a CDS encoding acyl-CoA thioesterase yields the protein MYSSEYKVRIRYADTDQMGFVYYGNYPIFYEIGRVEAMRSLGFSYKKLEDNGIMMPVLESRSKYILPAKYDELITIKTTITSLPKVKIHFNYEIFNETNKLIHIGETTLAFIRKDSMRPCRVPSEIIDLLNPFYNA from the coding sequence ATGTATTCAAGTGAGTATAAAGTAAGAATAAGGTATGCTGATACTGACCAAATGGGCTTTGTTTATTACGGCAATTACCCTATTTTTTATGAAATTGGAAGAGTTGAAGCTATGAGAAGTTTAGGTTTCAGCTACAAAAAACTTGAAGATAACGGAATTATGATGCCCGTTTTAGAGAGTAGGTCCAAGTATATTTTACCTGCTAAATATGATGAATTGATAACTATCAAAACTACAATTACGTCATTACCTAAAGTTAAAATTCATTTTAACTATGAAATCTTTAATGAAACTAACAAATTGATTCATATAGGAGAAACCACACTGGCTTTTATTAGAAAAGATTCTATGAGGCCTTGTAGGGTACCTTCTGAAATCATTGACTTGCTGAACCCGTTCTATAATGCATGA
- the nhaD gene encoding sodium:proton antiporter NhaD, translating to METLLIVIFVVGYLAVVLEHNIHINKSAPALIIGILCWTVYILMTDKSASEVHHELHEYISEVASILFFLLGAMTIVELIDAHEGFDVITKRIKTNEKIKLLWIICLLTFFLSALLDNLTTTIVMISILRKLVKTRKNRLFFIGMVIIAANSGGAWSPIGDVTTTMLWIGGQISSHNIVFTLLLPSFVCLLVPLIISSFLIKGNFESPDGDQIDFRMSPVRFTKSHIIYVSKFEKRLVFCAGIGSLIFVPFFKSFTHLPPFMGMLFSLGCLWLLTEIMHKDKNDEVKDPISVIGVLKKVDVPSVLFFFGILIAISSLQATGILKNLAMMLDESIGNIYLIGLSLGVLSAIVDNVPLVAASMGMYDLKEFPLDHTLWEFIAYCAGTGGSALIVGSAAGVAAMGMERINFIWYLKNIAWLAMVGYFAGAGIYILQEILFS from the coding sequence ATGGAGACTTTGCTTATTGTAATATTTGTTGTCGGATACCTAGCTGTCGTATTAGAACATAATATCCACATCAATAAATCAGCCCCTGCTTTAATTATCGGAATTTTATGCTGGACTGTTTATATATTAATGACAGATAAATCAGCATCAGAAGTTCATCATGAATTGCATGAATACATTTCTGAGGTGGCAAGTATCTTGTTTTTCCTACTGGGAGCCATGACTATTGTAGAGTTAATAGATGCTCACGAAGGTTTTGATGTAATTACCAAAAGGATTAAAACTAATGAGAAAATCAAATTACTATGGATCATTTGTTTGCTTACCTTTTTTCTTTCTGCTTTACTAGATAACCTAACAACAACTATCGTAATGATATCTATTTTGCGAAAATTGGTTAAAACTCGCAAAAACAGGTTGTTTTTTATTGGCATGGTGATAATCGCTGCTAACTCTGGTGGTGCTTGGTCGCCAATAGGTGATGTTACCACAACTATGCTATGGATTGGCGGCCAGATAAGTAGTCATAATATTGTGTTTACACTTTTATTACCAAGCTTTGTTTGTCTACTTGTACCTCTAATTATTAGCTCATTTTTGATAAAAGGTAATTTTGAAAGTCCCGATGGAGATCAAATAGATTTTAGAATGAGTCCAGTAAGATTTACTAAATCTCATATTATATATGTTTCTAAGTTTGAGAAAAGATTAGTCTTTTGTGCTGGAATTGGTTCCCTAATATTTGTTCCTTTCTTTAAGTCATTCACTCACCTGCCTCCTTTTATGGGTATGCTATTTAGTTTGGGTTGCTTGTGGTTGCTTACAGAAATTATGCATAAGGATAAGAATGATGAGGTAAAAGATCCTATTTCGGTTATTGGTGTGCTTAAAAAAGTTGATGTACCTAGTGTACTTTTCTTCTTTGGAATTTTAATAGCTATTTCAAGCTTACAGGCAACAGGTATTCTTAAAAACCTTGCAATGATGCTAGACGAATCTATTGGAAACATTTATCTAATCGGCTTGTCATTGGGAGTTTTATCTGCAATTGTTGATAACGTACCATTGGTCGCGGCATCTATGGGTATGTACGACTTAAAAGAGTTTCCGCTAGATCATACACTTTGGGAGTTTATAGCATATTGTGCAGGTACTGGTGGTAGTGCTTTAATTGTTGGTTCTGCAGCAGGTGTAGCTGCTATGGGTATGGAAAGGATTAATTTTATCTGGTATTTAAAAAATATAGCTTGGCTAGCAATGGTTGGTTATTTTGCTGGTGCTGGTATTTATATTCTACAAGAAATACTATTTAGTTAG